In Thermococcus thioreducens, a genomic segment contains:
- a CDS encoding DUF998 domain-containing protein gives MEHLKYSGIAGVVVYWLFVAWSIDKNPWFSFWSNALSDLGSPEMAMASWIYNYGLIVTAVFMVAFSVYLILSAGNKLQTVGGAYISISAIFLALIGVFHAGTRPHSFVSTYFFVQFFLGMLLYGVGSKEKAIRYGSVLLFALAVLGTLVNWPSVALIETYEIALIMAFTLLVAIKD, from the coding sequence ATGGAACACCTCAAATACTCCGGGATAGCCGGCGTTGTAGTATACTGGCTCTTTGTCGCATGGAGCATAGACAAAAACCCCTGGTTTTCCTTCTGGAGCAACGCCCTGAGCGACCTGGGTTCGCCAGAAATGGCTATGGCTTCATGGATATACAACTACGGCCTCATTGTCACGGCAGTTTTCATGGTGGCCTTCTCGGTTTATCTGATTCTCTCCGCAGGGAACAAGCTCCAAACCGTTGGAGGGGCTTACATAAGCATCTCAGCAATATTTCTCGCACTCATCGGGGTCTTCCACGCCGGCACAAGGCCCCACTCCTTCGTCTCGACATACTTCTTCGTCCAGTTCTTCCTGGGGATGCTCCTCTACGGAGTGGGTTCGAAAGAGAAGGCCATCCGGTATGGTTCCGTCCTGCTCTTCGCACTGGCAGTGCTGGGGACGCTCGTAAACTGGCCCTCGGTGGCGCTGATAGAGACATATGAGATAGCCTTGATAATGGCTTTCACTCTACTGGTTGCAATTAAGGACTGA